The following proteins come from a genomic window of Acidobacteriota bacterium:
- a CDS encoding helical backbone metal receptor — protein sequence MRRLEAESWGSSARAVPAPVLATVLAVLVLAAACAGPEPVPSADSSSTTPVRASGLEEGPRRIVTLAPSITEIAFALGLEERIVGVGSFANYPPEARAKPRLGGLTDPNLELLVALDPQLAILLPSEDDVAGPLRRLGIEVMTVESETLEDLEQSILAIARRCGVEPAGRALIEELRKELAPRSVGDGVRVMITIGRQPGAPAEVLVAGPGTFLDELLRRLGAVNVFADAGLRYPIVGLEEILRRDPEVIVELQSASLEAAEAERVEDALTADWDRVAGLPAARSGRVELIAGDFTLIPGPRVPKLYRRLAQALEAR from the coding sequence ATGAGGAGGCTCGAAGCTGAGAGCTGGGGATCGTCGGCGCGGGCGGTGCCTGCCCCCGTGTTGGCCACCGTGCTGGCGGTCCTCGTCTTGGCGGCGGCCTGCGCCGGCCCCGAGCCGGTTCCCTCGGCAGACTCCTCGTCCACCACGCCGGTCAGAGCGTCGGGGCTCGAAGAAGGGCCTCGGCGCATCGTCACCCTCGCTCCCAGCATCACCGAGATCGCCTTCGCCCTCGGGCTGGAAGAGCGCATCGTCGGCGTCGGTTCCTTCGCCAACTATCCGCCGGAGGCCCGCGCCAAGCCCCGCCTCGGGGGGTTGACGGATCCCAACCTGGAGCTGCTGGTGGCCCTCGACCCCCAGCTGGCAATCCTGCTACCCAGCGAGGACGACGTCGCCGGCCCTCTGCGGCGCCTGGGGATCGAAGTGATGACCGTGGAGAGCGAGACTCTGGAGGATCTGGAGCAGAGCATCCTCGCCATCGCCCGGCGCTGTGGGGTCGAGCCCGCTGGCCGCGCGTTGATCGAGGAGCTGCGGAAGGAGCTGGCGCCGCGGTCCGTAGGGGACGGCGTGCGGGTGATGATCACCATCGGTCGCCAACCCGGAGCGCCGGCGGAAGTTCTGGTGGCCGGGCCGGGTACCTTCTTGGACGAGCTGCTCCGGAGACTCGGCGCGGTGAATGTCTTCGCCGACGCCGGCCTGCGCTACCCCATCGTTGGTCTGGAGGAGATTCTGCGGCGGGATCCGGAGGTCATCGTCGAGCTGCAATCGGCGTCCCTGGAAGCTGCGGAGGCAGAGAGGGTGGAGGATGCCCTGACGGCGGATTGGGATCGGGTTGCGGGGCTGCCGGCGGCCCGGTCCGGGCGAGTGGAGCTCATCGCCGGGGACTTCACGCTGATCCCGGGGCCGCGGGTGCCCAAGCTCTACCGCCGGTTGGCGCAGGCGCTGGAGGCTCGGTGA
- a CDS encoding ABC transporter ATP-binding protein: MNGSGDSRGSRGSSLVEMQGVRWDADGQTVVGPLDLQVREGECLMLVGPNGAGKTSLLRLVTGLLEPSAGELRLRGEPYGSCSRRQLARAIAYVPQIRPARVPLEVGEVVLQGRYPHRKGWQLAPSEEDFAAVEAALERVGIEHLRRRRLDRLSGGERQAAYIAAALAQEGELLVLDEPTTHLDPKHQREIAALLLRLKAQGAPTVLAATHDLALASQVADRVLALRRGAILADGEPRELMQPEMLRQLFDASFELLREGARPIPGLLFDADAAALREGLPSKEVE; the protein is encoded by the coding sequence GTGAACGGCTCCGGCGACTCCCGAGGCTCCCGGGGAAGCTCCTTGGTGGAGATGCAAGGCGTGCGCTGGGACGCCGATGGTCAGACCGTGGTGGGCCCCCTGGACCTGCAGGTGCGGGAGGGGGAGTGCCTGATGCTGGTGGGGCCCAACGGCGCCGGCAAGACGTCGCTGTTGCGTCTGGTCACGGGCTTGCTGGAGCCCTCCGCCGGGGAGCTGCGGTTGCGCGGCGAGCCCTACGGGAGCTGCTCGCGGCGGCAGCTGGCGCGGGCCATCGCCTACGTGCCGCAGATTCGGCCCGCCCGCGTGCCCCTGGAGGTCGGCGAGGTGGTGCTCCAAGGCCGCTATCCCCACCGCAAGGGCTGGCAGCTGGCACCGTCGGAGGAAGATTTCGCCGCCGTCGAGGCGGCGTTGGAGCGGGTGGGCATCGAGCATTTGCGCCGTCGCCGGCTGGATCGGCTCTCCGGAGGCGAGCGCCAGGCGGCCTACATCGCTGCGGCGCTGGCTCAGGAGGGGGAGCTGTTGGTTCTGGACGAGCCCACCACCCACCTGGACCCCAAGCACCAGCGGGAGATCGCCGCCCTGTTGCTGCGGCTGAAGGCCCAGGGCGCTCCCACCGTGCTCGCCGCCACCCACGACCTCGCTCTGGCATCCCAGGTGGCGGACCGCGTACTGGCCCTCCGCCGGGGAGCGATCCTGGCGGACGGTGAGCCTCGGGAGCTGATGCAGCCGGAGATGTTGCGGCAGCTCTTCGACGCTTCCTTCGAGCTGCTGCGGGAAGGGGCGCGGCCGATTCCTGGCCTGCTCTTCGACGCGGATGCAGCGGCGCTCCGTGAGGGGCTTCCTTCTAAGGAAGTCGAATGA
- a CDS encoding iron ABC transporter permease — protein sequence MKRSSILGLLGLAWVLALVLAPLVGSHPLSLAEVWNGDTTAGTIFWQLRLPRTLLALLAGGALAVCGLSYQTLFRNELAEPYTLGTAVGAALGAVLMIRWGGDFLQGLLGWAALPGIGIASFVGAVAASSVVYGLAVRRREAQGSTLLLAGIAVSLSATAVILFIQYLSDSTQTYRMVRWTMGGLAVVGYREVLWLLPWVLGGCGVLLALRWELNLLLTGEELAASRGVDLARLRRRVLAVTSLMVGALVAVAGPIGFVGLMVPHILRRFLGHDHLQLIPACLLAGGAFLAVCDAVARVVMAPAELPVGILTALLGGPFFLWLIFFERS from the coding sequence ATGAAGCGCTCTTCCATTTTGGGCTTGCTGGGCCTCGCCTGGGTCCTGGCGCTGGTCCTGGCGCCGCTGGTGGGGTCTCATCCCCTATCCCTGGCCGAGGTGTGGAATGGAGACACCACCGCCGGCACCATCTTCTGGCAGCTACGTCTGCCGCGGACGCTCCTGGCGCTGCTTGCCGGCGGCGCGCTGGCGGTGTGCGGGCTCTCCTACCAGACCCTCTTTCGCAACGAGCTGGCGGAGCCCTACACCTTGGGCACCGCTGTCGGCGCCGCCCTCGGAGCGGTGCTGATGATCCGCTGGGGCGGCGATTTCCTCCAGGGCCTCCTGGGGTGGGCGGCGCTACCGGGCATCGGCATCGCCAGCTTCGTCGGCGCTGTGGCGGCCAGCTCGGTGGTCTATGGACTGGCGGTGCGGCGACGGGAAGCCCAGGGCTCGACCCTCCTGCTGGCGGGCATCGCCGTCTCCCTCTCCGCCACGGCGGTGATTCTGTTCATCCAATACCTCTCCGACTCCACCCAGACGTATCGCATGGTGCGATGGACCATGGGCGGCCTGGCGGTGGTGGGCTATCGCGAAGTGCTGTGGCTGCTGCCGTGGGTGCTGGGGGGCTGCGGCGTGCTGCTGGCGTTGCGTTGGGAGCTCAATCTGCTCCTCACCGGCGAGGAGCTGGCGGCCAGCCGCGGAGTCGACCTTGCGCGCCTGCGCCGCCGGGTGCTGGCGGTCACTTCCTTGATGGTGGGGGCGTTGGTGGCGGTGGCCGGCCCCATCGGCTTCGTAGGCTTGATGGTGCCCCACATCCTGCGCCGCTTTCTCGGCCACGACCACCTGCAGTTGATCCCCGCTTGCCTCCTGGCCGGTGGCGCGTTCCTGGCCGTTTGCGATGCCGTCGCCCGGGTGGTGATGGCGCCGGCAGAGCTGCCGGTGGGCATCCTCACCGCGCTCCTCGGCGGTCCTTTCTTTCTCTGGCTGATCTTCTTCGAGCGTTCCTAG
- a CDS encoding EAL domain-containing protein — protein MTIAQLSRMALLASDSQELFRWTASRLIELFQSDYCQIFERDGKDAELVLRAEVGWPEDPATRRQLQGEVLAQAGAALSAAQPSGGAPQEDSPTLHESQPVRIVQGSLATANVLIRGSQGPFGVLSIQRRSGKEFNHEDIQFLRSVANLLTASIERLRRESELGRSYALNRAVISAFPAHLVVIDNDGKVLAINRPWEEFLAGDRGSVHAHLTVGSDYLKLCERATESAEEGAGRALVGVREVLRGERKTFVSEYRHATATHPRWLVLRIVPLGDPHHGALIVHEDITERRQLSERLARQVQHDALTGLPNRHLFADRLHQGLLLAQRSGTGLGVLFIDLDRFKRINDTLGHAAGDEVLRQAAGRFQKHLRQTDTLTRMGGDEFVAIVSVRHGIADALKVARKLLGSLRQPLIAAGQELFLSASIGISLFPEDGNDAEALLRKADSALYRAKAQSISAVQSFSTEMTVEAIERFELENHLRVATDRGELALYYQPQLSLDGLKVVGLEALLRWHHPHRGVILPTTFVPLAEESDLILSVGDWVMREGCRQLVEWQHEGRPPLRLSLNVSAVQFSQPDFLERVEDCLRSTRLDPRLLDLEVTESLLLEESGRITERLQQLRQLGVGVSIDDFGTGYSSLSYLQQFPLDRLKIDRRFIQRLNPDHKSSSALVRAIVGLGHSLGMKVVAEGVEEVEQLRLLRELRCDEVQGFLFATPQPVDTLWKTLRDLEGTPPG, from the coding sequence GTGACCATCGCCCAGCTGAGCCGAATGGCTCTGCTCGCCTCCGACTCTCAGGAGCTCTTCCGCTGGACTGCGTCTCGGCTGATCGAGCTCTTCCAGTCCGACTACTGCCAGATCTTCGAGCGCGACGGCAAGGATGCGGAGCTGGTCTTGCGGGCCGAGGTGGGCTGGCCGGAGGACCCGGCGACGCGGCGCCAGCTCCAAGGGGAAGTTCTGGCCCAGGCCGGCGCCGCCCTCAGCGCGGCGCAACCTTCCGGAGGCGCTCCTCAGGAGGACTCGCCGACGCTCCACGAGAGCCAGCCGGTGCGCATCGTACAGGGAAGCCTGGCCACCGCCAATGTGCTGATTCGGGGCAGCCAGGGCCCGTTCGGCGTCCTCTCGATCCAGCGCCGCAGCGGCAAGGAATTCAACCACGAGGACATCCAATTCCTCCGCTCCGTCGCCAACCTCCTCACCGCCTCCATCGAGCGGCTGCGCCGAGAAAGCGAGCTCGGCCGCAGCTACGCCCTCAACCGGGCGGTGATCAGCGCCTTCCCGGCCCACTTGGTGGTCATCGACAACGACGGCAAGGTGCTGGCGATCAACCGGCCCTGGGAGGAGTTCCTCGCCGGGGACCGGGGATCGGTGCACGCTCACCTCACCGTCGGTAGCGACTACCTCAAGCTCTGCGAGCGGGCCACGGAGTCAGCCGAGGAAGGGGCCGGACGGGCGCTGGTGGGGGTCCGCGAGGTGCTTCGGGGAGAACGCAAGACCTTCGTCAGCGAGTACCGTCACGCCACCGCCACCCATCCCCGGTGGCTGGTGCTGCGGATCGTGCCCCTGGGGGATCCCCACCACGGCGCCCTCATCGTGCACGAAGACATCACCGAGCGGCGTCAGCTCAGCGAGCGCCTAGCGCGCCAGGTCCAGCACGACGCTCTCACCGGCCTGCCCAACCGCCATCTCTTCGCTGACCGGCTGCACCAGGGCCTGCTGTTGGCCCAGCGCTCCGGCACCGGCTTGGGCGTGTTGTTCATCGACCTCGACCGCTTCAAGCGCATCAACGACACCCTGGGGCATGCCGCCGGCGACGAGGTACTGCGCCAGGCCGCCGGTCGCTTCCAGAAGCACCTGCGGCAGACCGACACCCTGACCCGCATGGGCGGCGACGAATTCGTCGCCATCGTCTCCGTGCGCCACGGCATCGCCGACGCCCTAAAGGTTGCCCGCAAGCTGCTGGGCTCGCTCCGTCAGCCGCTGATCGCCGCCGGCCAGGAGCTCTTCCTCTCCGCCAGCATCGGCATCAGCCTCTTCCCGGAGGATGGCAACGACGCCGAAGCCCTGCTGCGCAAGGCCGACAGCGCCCTCTATCGGGCCAAAGCCCAGAGCATCAGCGCAGTACAGAGCTTTTCCACCGAGATGACCGTCGAAGCCATCGAACGGTTCGAGCTGGAGAACCACCTGCGGGTGGCGACGGATCGCGGCGAGCTCGCACTCTACTACCAGCCTCAGCTTTCCCTCGACGGCCTGAAGGTCGTGGGCCTCGAGGCATTGCTGCGCTGGCACCACCCTCATCGAGGGGTCATTCTCCCAACCACCTTCGTGCCCCTGGCGGAGGAGAGCGACCTGATCCTCAGCGTCGGCGATTGGGTCATGCGGGAGGGTTGCCGGCAACTGGTGGAATGGCAGCACGAAGGGCGACCACCGCTCCGGCTCTCCCTCAACGTCTCGGCGGTGCAATTCTCCCAGCCGGACTTCCTGGAGCGAGTGGAGGACTGCCTCCGGAGCACCCGCCTCGATCCTCGGCTACTCGACCTGGAGGTCACCGAAAGCCTCCTGCTGGAGGAGAGCGGCCGCATCACCGAGCGGCTCCAGCAGCTGCGCCAGCTGGGAGTCGGCGTCTCCATCGACGACTTCGGCACCGGTTATTCCTCCCTCTCCTACCTCCAGCAATTCCCCCTCGACCGGCTGAAGATCGACCGCCGCTTCATCCAGCGGTTGAATCCCGACCACAAGAGCTCGTCGGCGCTGGTGCGCGCCATCGTGGGCCTCGGTCATAGCCTGGGGATGAAGGTGGTGGCGGAGGGCGTCGAGGAGGTGGAACAGCTACGGCTACTCCGGGAGCTGCGCTGCGACGAGGTCCAGGGTTTCCTCTTCGCCACCCCTCAGCCGGTGGACACGCTGTGGAAGACCCTTCGCGACCTGGAAGGGACTCCTCCCGGTTGA
- a CDS encoding cytochrome D1 domain-containing protein produces MPDARPSHCNRPCSGSLLAPDRLALTLAMMLAVLLSWVPVLPAAGAEAQTLLVANKSDHTVDLMDLASGESRATLPTGHAPHEITVSPDGQRAVISNYGDREKAGNSLTVVDVGTAKVLSTVELGEHTRPHGLAWIDTDTVVVTTEGSGRLLTVDVKQGKILQEVATGHQVSHMVAVSPATEGGAGDRAFVSSIGSGKLAVIDLAKGEKIADLATGEGAEGLAVSPDGKEVWIGNRAADTLTVLDATSLEILATVPCPGFPIRVTFTPDGKHLLVSAARTGEVAVFDVAARKELRRGPLDLTNAPDAARRLFGDQFGSSPVPVGLVVDPDGSRAWVAATQADAVVVIDPETLEVQDLLRAGREPDGMAWSSVRAPAAEESEEIQDGTEESR; encoded by the coding sequence ATGCCCGACGCTCGCCCCTCGCACTGCAACCGCCCATGCTCCGGCTCGCTCCTCGCCCCGGATCGGCTGGCGCTCACGCTGGCCATGATGCTGGCCGTCCTCCTGTCGTGGGTGCCCGTGCTGCCCGCCGCCGGCGCGGAGGCCCAGACGCTGCTGGTGGCCAACAAAAGCGACCACACCGTCGATCTGATGGATCTGGCCAGCGGGGAGTCTCGCGCCACCCTGCCCACCGGCCACGCTCCCCATGAGATCACCGTCTCCCCCGACGGCCAGCGGGCGGTGATCTCCAACTACGGGGATCGGGAGAAGGCCGGCAACAGCCTGACGGTGGTGGACGTGGGAACAGCGAAGGTGCTGAGCACCGTCGAGCTCGGCGAGCACACGCGGCCCCATGGCCTGGCGTGGATCGACACCGACACAGTGGTGGTGACCACCGAAGGGAGCGGCCGGCTGCTGACGGTGGACGTGAAGCAGGGAAAGATCCTACAGGAGGTGGCCACCGGCCATCAGGTCTCCCACATGGTGGCGGTGAGCCCAGCCACCGAGGGTGGCGCTGGAGACAGAGCTTTCGTCTCCAGCATCGGCTCCGGCAAGCTCGCCGTCATCGACCTGGCCAAGGGCGAGAAGATCGCCGACCTGGCCACCGGGGAAGGCGCTGAGGGGCTGGCGGTCTCCCCCGACGGCAAGGAGGTCTGGATCGGCAACCGCGCCGCCGACACCCTCACCGTCCTCGACGCCACCAGCCTGGAGATTCTCGCCACCGTGCCCTGCCCGGGCTTTCCCATCCGCGTCACCTTCACTCCCGACGGCAAGCACCTCCTGGTCTCCGCCGCCCGCACCGGCGAGGTGGCCGTTTTCGACGTCGCCGCCCGCAAGGAGCTCCGCCGCGGTCCTCTGGACCTGACCAACGCCCCGGACGCCGCCCGACGCCTGTTCGGCGATCAATTCGGCTCCAGCCCGGTGCCGGTGGGCCTGGTGGTGGACCCCGACGGCAGCCGCGCCTGGGTCGCCGCTACCCAGGCCGATGCGGTCGTGGTCATCGACCCCGAGACCCTCGAGGTCCAAGACCTCCTCCGCGCCGGCCGCGAGCCCGACGGCATGGCCTGGAGCTCCGTTCGAGCCCCGGCTGCAGAGGAGTCGGAGGAGATTCAGGATGGCACCGAGGAGAGCCGCTGA